In the genome of Nitrospira japonica, one region contains:
- the sppA gene encoding signal peptide peptidase SppA has protein sequence MGLMFFINTFFPDLDLSAEDRIALVRVEGVILDSQSTVTELKRFGENPSIKAIVLRIDSPGGGVVPSQEIYDAVQRVRNKNSKAVIASMGTVAASGGYYIASATDRIIANPGTLTGSIGVIMETANVEGLLKKIGVEGIVVKSGKFKDVGSPLRRMSDEERALLQSVMDDVHKQFIEAVASGRAMEPAAVQALADGRIFTGRQAKEAKLVDELGNLEDAIQLAADLAGIEGEPKVVEPRRRFSIRELIESRLTAVLPKLDFYSGVSLKYLMAF, from the coding sequence ATGGGATTGATGTTTTTCATCAACACCTTCTTCCCGGATCTCGACCTTTCAGCGGAAGACCGGATCGCGCTCGTGCGCGTGGAAGGCGTCATCCTGGATTCCCAATCGACGGTCACCGAACTCAAGCGCTTCGGGGAGAATCCTTCCATCAAGGCCATCGTGTTGCGGATCGACAGCCCCGGCGGCGGCGTCGTGCCTTCACAGGAGATCTACGACGCAGTCCAGCGCGTCCGCAACAAGAACAGCAAAGCGGTCATCGCCTCGATGGGTACGGTTGCCGCGTCAGGCGGCTACTACATCGCCTCCGCCACGGACCGGATCATCGCCAATCCGGGGACCTTGACGGGCAGCATCGGGGTCATCATGGAGACGGCGAACGTCGAAGGCCTGTTAAAAAAGATCGGGGTCGAAGGCATCGTCGTCAAGAGCGGGAAGTTCAAGGACGTGGGGTCTCCGTTGCGCAGGATGAGCGACGAAGAACGAGCGTTGCTGCAGTCCGTCATGGACGACGTACACAAGCAATTCATCGAGGCGGTGGCATCCGGACGCGCAATGGAGCCAGCGGCGGTGCAAGCGCTTGCGGACGGCCGGATTTTCACGGGGCGGCAGGCCAAGGAGGCCAAGCTGGTCGATGAATTGGGCAATCTGGAAGACGCCATTCAACTGGCTGCGGATTTGGCCGGCATCGAAGGCGAGCCGAAGGTCGTTGAGCCGCGCCGGAGGTTTTCGATCAGGGAGTTGATCGAATCCCGGCTCACGGCGGTCTTGCCGAAACTGGACTTCTATTCCGGAGTGAGCCTCAAGTATCTGATGGCGTTTTAA
- a CDS encoding HU family DNA-binding protein: MRLKAKGESDMTKAQIIERVSEQVTTLTKRQAEIVVNTIFDCVRDSLKNGDKTEIRGFGSFRLRARRMKEGRNPKTGATVAVPAKKVPFFKAGKELKELLNQ, from the coding sequence TTGCGTCTCAAAGCGAAAGGGGAATCGGATATGACGAAAGCCCAGATCATTGAACGAGTCTCCGAACAGGTGACGACCTTGACGAAGCGGCAAGCCGAAATCGTCGTCAATACCATCTTCGACTGTGTGCGGGACTCGCTGAAAAACGGCGACAAGACGGAAATTCGAGGGTTCGGGAGCTTTCGCCTCAGGGCTCGCCGCATGAAAGAAGGCCGCAACCCGAAGACGGGAGCCACGGTGGCTGTGCCTGCCAAGAAAGTCCCGTTCTTCAAGGCCGGCAAGGAACTGAAAGAACTCCTCAATCAGTAG
- a CDS encoding PCP reductase family protein, with the protein MSASDADDTAVTDVRWTDGALKRMDRAPMFLRGMVRRLAEKKARELGLAEITETTLDQFKNQMMGRMGGESGMADAAAQMEQGHLPWTAAAKERLNTVPEFMRGMIKQIAEEVAKEGGHLEVNIDLFEKVEAMGDMRDSALAALPWTEDALAALQEKVKQSPPIAVEFVTDMLKHDTEDLAREKGLTQITGEVLRNLWDEPQERVAWTDEAWKRLQTSPDFVRSGIRKAAERRARKLGLKEIDSDHLTTFRNQAMMKAVKRIRSFGYNELTFDAFDTALEKTKRLKGNEQAELRLKEIRGHFADPETKKPEGGTLGAELMDRFRRYLKGEGTL; encoded by the coding sequence ATGAGCGCATCGGATGCCGACGATACCGCTGTGACCGACGTACGCTGGACTGACGGTGCATTGAAGCGCATGGATCGCGCTCCGATGTTCCTTCGAGGCATGGTCCGCCGTCTCGCGGAAAAGAAGGCCAGGGAATTGGGTCTGGCGGAAATTACGGAAACCACACTCGATCAGTTCAAGAATCAGATGATGGGGCGCATGGGCGGCGAATCGGGAATGGCCGATGCCGCAGCCCAAATGGAGCAAGGGCACCTGCCGTGGACCGCCGCGGCCAAGGAGCGGCTGAACACCGTTCCGGAGTTCATGCGCGGCATGATCAAGCAGATCGCGGAAGAGGTTGCCAAGGAAGGGGGGCATCTCGAGGTCAACATCGACTTGTTCGAAAAGGTCGAAGCGATGGGCGATATGCGCGACAGCGCCCTGGCCGCTCTGCCCTGGACGGAGGACGCTCTGGCGGCACTCCAGGAAAAGGTCAAGCAGTCGCCTCCGATCGCCGTCGAGTTCGTGACCGACATGCTGAAGCACGACACCGAGGATCTCGCGCGAGAGAAAGGCCTCACACAGATCACGGGCGAGGTCCTCAGAAATTTATGGGACGAGCCGCAGGAACGGGTGGCGTGGACCGACGAAGCCTGGAAGCGGCTGCAGACGTCTCCGGATTTCGTCCGGAGCGGAATTCGCAAAGCTGCCGAACGGCGGGCGAGAAAGTTGGGGTTGAAGGAAATCGATTCGGACCACCTCACCACGTTTCGCAACCAGGCGATGATGAAGGCGGTCAAACGGATCCGCTCGTTCGGCTACAACGAATTGACCTTCGATGCCTTCGACACGGCGCTGGAAAAAACCAAGCGCCTCAAGGGAAATGAACAAGCGGAATTGCGCCTGAAGGAGATCCGCGGCCATTTCGCCGATCCGGAAACCAAGAAGCCGGAAGGCGGAACGCTTGGGGCCGAACTGATGGACCGGTTTCGGCGGTACCTCAAGGGTGAAGGCACGCTCTAA
- a CDS encoding FG-GAP repeat domain-containing protein, with translation MPYRESGRVGRQPYWHASFVVCALFIVLSSLACSKQDPYVPPDLLYYFASYKVGKNPTTITTMDVNQDGLTDLVTTNIASDTLSILVGNGDGTFRDQLQLHVCQEPRSLATGLFNADTHPDIVLACSGSDQIAILFGRADGKFDEGPQYPVHRTPIAVASDDLNGDHAADLVVALRNDKIKIFLGLGNGEFKHGPQYEYGDTPTSVALSDLNGDSIPDVVVTNGGPMSNAVSIWIGNGDGTFRMPTDYKSGKRPLGVSFADFNNDKIRDLLVINGERDSFSTFLGNGNGTFQPGRDSGADAGPNFGLARDFNGDRRTDVAIVNLQSNDLSILFGRGDGTFEYPPRNYKTKSGPFAVAVFRATTKDAEEPGLVTADNGAGTVSVFLHRGLKSPVPPAVAAP, from the coding sequence GTGCCTTACCGTGAGTCGGGCCGGGTGGGCCGGCAACCATACTGGCACGCGTCTTTCGTCGTCTGTGCCCTGTTCATCGTTCTGTCCTCACTTGCCTGCTCGAAGCAGGACCCCTATGTGCCGCCGGATCTCCTCTATTATTTCGCCAGTTACAAAGTGGGGAAGAATCCGACGACGATCACTACCATGGACGTGAACCAGGACGGCCTCACCGATTTGGTTACCACCAACATCGCGAGCGATACCCTGTCCATTCTCGTGGGGAACGGAGACGGGACGTTTCGCGATCAACTGCAGCTGCACGTATGCCAGGAGCCACGGTCACTTGCGACCGGCTTGTTCAATGCCGACACTCATCCCGATATCGTCCTCGCGTGCTCGGGCAGTGACCAGATCGCCATTCTGTTCGGTCGTGCCGACGGCAAATTCGACGAAGGGCCTCAATACCCGGTCCATAGGACACCCATCGCCGTGGCGAGCGACGACTTGAACGGTGATCATGCGGCCGACTTGGTCGTCGCACTCAGAAACGACAAGATCAAGATTTTTCTGGGTCTCGGCAACGGCGAATTCAAGCACGGACCACAATACGAGTATGGCGATACTCCGACCTCTGTCGCGTTGTCGGACTTGAACGGCGATTCCATCCCTGACGTGGTCGTGACGAACGGCGGCCCGATGTCCAACGCCGTCTCGATATGGATCGGGAATGGGGACGGAACGTTCCGCATGCCGACCGACTACAAATCGGGAAAACGACCGCTTGGCGTCAGTTTCGCCGACTTCAACAACGACAAGATCCGCGATCTTCTGGTGATCAACGGCGAGCGCGACAGTTTTTCCACGTTTTTGGGGAACGGGAACGGCACGTTTCAACCCGGCCGAGACTCCGGAGCAGACGCCGGTCCCAATTTCGGCCTCGCGCGGGATTTCAACGGAGACCGGCGAACCGATGTGGCCATTGTCAATCTTCAATCGAACGACCTGTCGATTCTCTTCGGCCGTGGCGACGGGACTTTCGAATATCCGCCGCGGAACTACAAGACCAAATCGGGTCCCTTTGCCGTCGCCGTCTTTCGGGCGACGACCAAGGACGCCGAGGAACCGGGTCTGGTGACGGCGGATAACGGGGCGGGGACGGTGTCCGTGTTCCTCCATCGAGGACTAAAGTCACCGGTGCCGCCTGCAGTTGCCGCGCCGTGA
- a CDS encoding D-alanyl-D-alanine carboxypeptidase family protein: protein MRVRNTGPIPRPRLGATVLLLGILITGLAGVMPSTVEGKRTSVSPRSNHVSGVDGTTLPWRRVPAHSILLKELNSGRVLYEHESAKRLSPASLTKIMSALVILERGHLDDLVTVSPTAARAHKIHLRLKPGQVFTLEDLLKGMLIMSANDACLAAVEHVGGDESQFVSLMNAKAAALGLSDTHFNNGCGFDHPNHYSTAEDLARLSVIALEQPTFRRLVREERAIIMPINGTHAHVLHTTNRLLGRIPGVEGVKTGFTSKAGRCLIAKVSQNGSDLLLVILNSNRRWNTAMSLINYGLRTSDPIH from the coding sequence ATGCGCGTGCGGAATACCGGACCGATCCCGCGGCCTCGCCTGGGCGCGACCGTACTATTGTTGGGGATTCTGATCACGGGCCTGGCCGGCGTCATGCCTTCCACTGTGGAAGGCAAGCGCACCTCGGTATCGCCGAGGTCCAACCATGTCTCGGGCGTCGACGGCACCACACTTCCGTGGCGACGCGTTCCGGCTCATAGCATTCTCTTGAAGGAACTCAATAGCGGGCGTGTCCTGTATGAACACGAATCAGCCAAGCGGCTCTCACCGGCAAGCCTGACGAAAATCATGTCGGCGCTGGTAATCCTCGAACGAGGTCACTTGGATGATCTGGTGACCGTCAGCCCGACGGCCGCGCGTGCCCATAAGATTCATCTCCGACTCAAGCCAGGTCAGGTCTTTACGCTCGAAGACCTTCTCAAGGGCATGCTCATCATGTCGGCGAACGATGCCTGCCTGGCGGCAGTGGAACATGTCGGCGGAGACGAGTCGCAGTTCGTGTCGCTCATGAACGCCAAGGCGGCCGCCCTAGGGCTGTCGGACACCCATTTCAACAATGGCTGCGGCTTCGACCACCCCAACCACTATTCAACCGCCGAAGATCTGGCACGATTGAGCGTAATCGCGCTCGAACAGCCGACGTTCCGTCGGCTGGTTCGTGAGGAACGGGCGATCATCATGCCGATCAACGGCACACACGCCCACGTGCTGCACACGACCAACAGGCTGCTGGGGCGCATTCCTGGCGTTGAGGGAGTGAAGACCGGGTTTACCTCCAAGGCCGGACGTTGTCTGATTGCAAAAGTTTCGCAGAACGGCAGTGACTTGCTGCTCGTCATTCTCAATTCCAATCGCCGCTGGAACACGGCGATGAGCCTGATCAACTACGGCCTTCGCACGTCCGACCCCATTCACTAA
- a CDS encoding group I truncated hemoglobin, with amino-acid sequence MPAPRGFDSGRSCRPNQQDGAESDRKQHLVDQVCSGAGGLCIYKGRDMKTTHAGMKISEAEFGALIGDLVKALTSFNAPSREQQELLAVLGPMKKDIVEYP; translated from the coding sequence ATTCCCGCGCCGCGAGGTTTTGATAGTGGCCGGTCTTGTAGGCCAAACCAACAGGATGGTGCGGAATCGGATCGTAAGCAGCATCTGGTGGACCAAGTATGTAGTGGAGCCGGAGGACTTTGCATCTACAAGGGGCGGGACATGAAAACGACACATGCAGGAATGAAGATCTCGGAAGCAGAATTCGGAGCGTTAATAGGGGATCTTGTGAAAGCGCTCACTTCATTCAATGCGCCGTCCCGTGAGCAACAGGAACTTCTCGCCGTTTTGGGCCCCATGAAAAAGGACATCGTCGAATATCCGTAG
- a CDS encoding Glu/Leu/Phe/Val family dehydrogenase: MHELDTPTFRLAVAQFDQAAEAMGLDPNLRERLKYPQRSLVVSIPVRMDDGRVQVFTGYRVQHDTSRGPSKGGIRYHSDVSLGEVAALAMWMTWKCALADLPYGGAKGGVTVNPKQLTSGELQRLTRRYAAEILPIIGPDKDVPAPDVGTDAQVMAWIMDTYSQQVGYAVPGVVTGKPLSIGGSLGREEATGRGVVYVTLEALRHLDLDIQKATVAIQGFGNVGAHTARIMQECGARVIAVSDVGGGIYNPKGLDIPLLLSRYKEAGTPLGETKLGDALSNEELLQLDCTVLVPAALSEQITGRNASMLRCKILAEGANGPTTLEADRIVQDKGIFVIPDILANSGGVIVSYFEWVQDAQRFFWKASDIQERLHDLMTAAFQRTLQFAETRRTSMRMAALMSGIDKVAQAHQHRGLYP, translated from the coding sequence ATGCATGAACTTGATACCCCGACCTTCCGTCTCGCCGTCGCGCAATTCGACCAGGCAGCGGAGGCCATGGGCTTGGATCCCAATTTGAGGGAGCGCCTCAAGTATCCTCAGCGATCGCTAGTCGTCAGCATTCCTGTTCGCATGGACGACGGCAGGGTCCAAGTCTTTACGGGCTACCGCGTGCAGCATGACACCTCAAGGGGACCGTCAAAAGGAGGAATCCGGTACCATTCTGATGTCAGCCTCGGCGAAGTCGCGGCACTCGCCATGTGGATGACGTGGAAATGCGCGCTGGCCGACTTGCCGTACGGTGGAGCCAAGGGAGGAGTCACCGTCAATCCCAAGCAATTGACATCGGGCGAACTGCAGCGCCTGACGCGTCGCTATGCCGCCGAAATTCTTCCCATCATCGGTCCCGACAAGGACGTACCCGCGCCCGACGTAGGGACCGACGCGCAGGTAATGGCCTGGATCATGGACACCTATAGCCAGCAGGTGGGGTATGCGGTGCCGGGAGTCGTGACGGGAAAACCCCTTTCAATCGGCGGAAGCCTCGGACGAGAGGAGGCGACCGGACGTGGGGTCGTCTACGTGACGCTCGAAGCCCTCCGACATCTCGACTTGGATATTCAGAAGGCCACGGTAGCCATTCAAGGATTCGGGAATGTCGGGGCACATACGGCCCGTATCATGCAGGAATGCGGCGCACGGGTAATTGCCGTCAGCGACGTCGGCGGAGGCATCTACAATCCAAAAGGCCTGGATATCCCCCTATTGCTCTCTCGGTACAAGGAAGCCGGTACGCCTTTGGGTGAAACGAAGCTGGGTGATGCACTTTCCAATGAGGAACTTCTGCAGCTTGACTGCACCGTGCTTGTACCGGCCGCGTTGTCCGAGCAAATTACCGGTCGAAATGCCTCAATGCTGCGTTGCAAGATTCTGGCTGAAGGAGCCAATGGTCCGACCACGCTGGAAGCAGATCGAATCGTCCAGGACAAGGGCATCTTCGTCATTCCCGATATCTTGGCCAATTCTGGAGGCGTGATCGTGTCCTATTTCGAATGGGTACAGGATGCCCAGCGGTTCTTTTGGAAAGCATCGGATATCCAGGAACGGCTGCACGACTTGATGACAGCCGCCTTCCAACGAACCCTGCAATTCGCGGAAACCAGACGGACCTCGATGCGCATGGCGGCCCTCATGAGCGGGATCGACAAGGTCGCTCAAGCGCATCAGCATCGAGGCCTGTATCCATGA
- the lipB gene encoding lipoyl(octanoyl) transferase LipB produces the protein MNEPSTRREATRPGRLLIVAEPRDYADAWLLQQQLHAERVADRRSDTLLLLQHHAVYTLGRRTLPAHLPQGESALRATGAQVAVTNRGGSVTYHGPGQLVGYPVIRLSHSASGPKQYVWLLEETLCRTLAHWGIEAHRISKTPGLFVNVEGRTAKVASIGVRVEHGVTLHGFALNVDLDMTPFSRIIPCGLNSYRPTSMAALCRSSVPIHQVARQVAEQFALTFKLTWDLEALSGGTEFAEEHAHHA, from the coding sequence GTGAACGAACCGTCGACGCGTCGAGAAGCGACCAGACCGGGCCGCCTGCTCATCGTGGCCGAGCCTCGTGATTACGCCGACGCGTGGCTCCTCCAACAGCAACTCCATGCCGAACGCGTTGCCGACCGAAGATCAGATACGTTGCTATTGTTACAGCATCATGCGGTCTATACGCTGGGACGGCGTACCCTTCCTGCCCATCTTCCGCAAGGGGAGTCCGCACTTCGGGCAACGGGTGCTCAAGTTGCAGTCACGAATCGCGGCGGGTCCGTGACTTATCACGGCCCCGGGCAGCTGGTCGGTTACCCCGTCATCCGACTGTCGCATAGCGCGTCAGGTCCTAAACAATACGTCTGGTTGTTGGAAGAAACCCTGTGCCGTACCCTGGCCCATTGGGGGATCGAGGCCCATCGTATCAGCAAGACGCCCGGACTTTTCGTCAACGTCGAGGGACGAACCGCAAAAGTCGCCTCCATCGGAGTACGGGTGGAGCACGGCGTGACGTTGCACGGATTTGCCCTGAACGTGGATTTGGACATGACGCCCTTTTCACGCATTATTCCCTGTGGGCTGAACTCCTATCGACCGACTTCTATGGCCGCCCTCTGCCGTTCATCGGTTCCGATCCATCAGGTCGCGCGGCAGGTGGCAGAACAGTTCGCCCTTACGTTCAAGCTGACCTGGGACCTCGAGGCTTTGTCCGGAGGCACGGAATTCGCTGAGGAGCACGCTCATCATGCATGA
- a CDS encoding S1C family serine protease: MMRVMTLFHKSCRLCFLLCVFGVMSNSPSWGDPGSAPVSASDKTLSVPAVVAKVRPSVVTILTRGAPAASPTQSQSGSGSGVIIDEGGYILTNNHLVTGSKSIVVGLSTGRMTPGRVVARDFLLDLALVKINAQDLVPAALSPSPTLEIGESVVAIGNPLKGGSTVTVGVVSALDRSVLTPDGETLYDLIQTDAAINPGNSGGPLVDLSGRVIGINVAIAPSAQAISYAISMDAIYPHIQSMIVRGSIYRPDLGFVPVTVTPSIMATFGLDGDRGVLALEVDGTKPAAIGGLQDHDIITAVDQRQIFNTGDFWHALLRSGDQPTVQLTLHGKSGPATLELPKPPAPIRTTP; the protein is encoded by the coding sequence ATGATGCGCGTCATGACCCTCTTCCACAAATCTTGCCGCCTATGCTTTCTCCTCTGCGTGTTCGGCGTCATGTCTAATTCGCCCTCTTGGGGTGATCCGGGATCGGCTCCCGTCTCAGCTTCTGACAAGACTCTTTCGGTACCAGCTGTCGTGGCCAAGGTCAGACCGTCGGTCGTCACGATTTTGACGCGCGGCGCTCCAGCTGCCTCCCCGACTCAATCACAATCCGGATCCGGCTCCGGTGTCATTATCGACGAGGGCGGTTACATTCTGACCAACAACCATCTCGTGACCGGCTCAAAGAGCATCGTCGTCGGGCTCTCAACGGGTCGGATGACGCCGGGGAGGGTGGTGGCACGCGATTTCCTGCTCGACCTTGCGCTCGTGAAAATCAACGCGCAGGATCTGGTTCCCGCCGCCTTGAGCCCTTCGCCCACATTGGAAATCGGTGAGTCAGTCGTGGCGATCGGCAATCCCCTCAAGGGCGGCTCGACCGTGACGGTCGGGGTCGTCAGCGCGCTCGATCGGTCCGTGCTGACGCCGGATGGCGAGACGTTGTACGATCTGATCCAAACCGACGCAGCGATCAATCCCGGGAACAGCGGGGGTCCGTTGGTCGATCTGTCAGGTCGAGTGATCGGAATCAACGTGGCGATCGCACCGTCGGCGCAGGCCATCAGCTATGCCATTTCAATGGATGCGATTTACCCACATATCCAGTCTATGATCGTGCGGGGCTCGATCTACCGACCCGACCTGGGATTCGTGCCTGTGACGGTAACCCCCAGTATCATGGCGACGTTCGGCTTGGACGGAGACCGTGGCGTACTGGCGCTTGAAGTAGACGGCACCAAGCCGGCCGCGATCGGAGGGCTTCAAGACCACGATATCATCACGGCCGTCGATCAACGTCAGATCTTCAACACCGGAGACTTCTGGCACGCATTGCTACGCTCGGGCGATCAGCCGACCGTCCAGTTGACATTGCATGGAAAGAGCGGCCCTGCCACGCTGGAACTTCCCAAGCCTCCGGCGCCGATTAGGACCACACCGTGA
- a CDS encoding RNA polymerase sigma factor RpoD/SigA — protein sequence MKDKLFPVEEAEKNTPVEKDTDADNPEASDLLDMIGRDSAGERTSRDAAQPSRRQAATDGPFMLESLYFQSFGERALLTREEETALAKRIDQGTASIRTTLRSIIKVLSHARRSDAVIEACQTLQLVRRLSGLSATALDKAELCLAALIRNSSGQAKFPAGVVRQLKQSLGIIREARSVLETAKDELVRCNLRLVVDVAKHYTRRGLTLLDLVQEGNIGLMKAAERYQYRKGFKFSTYATWWIRQGITRALADQSRTIRIPVHQTEASHRIMRVTRRLGQQLGRPAKLEEIAQVLRMRPERLHETVQAFQEPIALEHPVGDGTTELGELLPDVHAVPPDAHVHRTEMANQLDRILNTLTPREQTVIRLRFGIGYDQPSTLEQVGQNLSVTRERIRQIEAKALKKLKTPAIKEMFASIQ from the coding sequence ATGAAGGACAAATTGTTCCCCGTCGAAGAAGCCGAAAAGAACACACCGGTCGAGAAGGATACCGACGCAGATAATCCGGAAGCCAGTGATCTCCTCGATATGATCGGCCGCGACTCGGCCGGTGAACGGACATCTCGTGATGCCGCGCAACCGTCCAGGCGCCAGGCGGCGACCGATGGACCTTTTATGCTGGAGTCGCTGTACTTTCAATCGTTCGGCGAGCGGGCGTTGTTGACGAGGGAAGAGGAAACCGCGTTAGCTAAACGCATCGATCAAGGAACCGCATCTATTCGAACCACCCTCCGTTCAATCATTAAGGTCCTGTCGCATGCAAGACGTTCGGATGCGGTAATAGAGGCCTGCCAGACGTTGCAACTGGTGCGTCGTTTGAGCGGTCTGTCGGCCACGGCGTTAGACAAAGCCGAATTGTGCTTGGCGGCATTAATCAGAAATTCCTCCGGACAAGCCAAATTTCCGGCCGGAGTCGTACGGCAACTCAAGCAGTCGCTCGGAATCATCCGTGAAGCCAGAAGTGTGTTGGAAACGGCCAAAGACGAATTGGTGCGATGCAATCTTCGTCTGGTCGTGGATGTGGCGAAACATTACACACGTAGAGGGCTGACGTTGCTTGACCTTGTGCAGGAAGGCAACATCGGCCTGATGAAGGCCGCCGAGCGTTACCAATATCGAAAAGGCTTCAAGTTCAGTACCTACGCAACGTGGTGGATCCGGCAAGGCATTACGCGTGCGCTGGCCGATCAGTCTCGGACGATCCGGATTCCCGTGCACCAGACTGAAGCATCGCACCGCATCATGCGGGTGACCAGACGTCTCGGCCAGCAGCTGGGTCGCCCGGCCAAACTGGAAGAGATCGCGCAAGTGCTCCGAATGAGGCCGGAGCGGCTTCATGAAACCGTTCAGGCGTTTCAGGAACCGATCGCGCTCGAACATCCTGTGGGGGACGGGACGACCGAATTGGGCGAGCTGCTACCGGATGTACACGCAGTACCGCCAGATGCGCACGTCCATCGGACGGAAATGGCGAATCAACTGGACCGGATTCTAAACACCCTGACACCGAGAGAGCAGACCGTCATCCGGCTGCGTTTCGGCATCGGGTATGATCAACCATCGACCCTTGAGCAGGTGGGTCAGAATCTTTCGGTCACCAGAGAGCGAATCCGACAGATCGAAGCCAAGGCGCTTAAGAAGTTGAAAACTCCGGCCATCAAGGAGATGTTTGCATCGATTCAGTAG